The proteins below come from a single Isoptericola dokdonensis DS-3 genomic window:
- a CDS encoding ATP-binding protein, with amino-acid sequence MRRSSQIPLVARTQEVARFRRAFDDAAAGEPGVLLLGGDAGVGKTRLVNHLAALATEAGGRSVVAHCVDLGEVGIPYLPFTEALGLLRDEPDVAQAVAERPALARLLDPNRTPSAGRDDHAERLPLLDGVAGALASAGRSGAPLVLVVEDLHWADPSTRDVLRFLATRLRSEHLLLVGTYRSDDVDRRHPLRPLLAELHRLERVEHVELGTFTPDELREFTTAVNDGPLDEAEFAAVLRRSEGNAFFAEELLAAGPAGTLPWSLADILHARLERLPDPVRQVVRLASVGGRQVREDLLLAAAARTPGLDDGGAVDALRDAVAQQVLGVEQANLAFRHALLAEALYLDLLPGERASTHRAYLAALQDDPALGSPAERAHHALQGHDLSTALSASYDAAAAAQDLLAPAEQLRHLEQVLSLWESVPDAEQRVGTDRVAVALAAAGAASRHGRAARAVQLARRAVAALDGDPGRQASVRVVLARYLMELDEIDAAAAESDLAFAVLDADDGPGPSADLAVALAVRGRVELNRDEDDRAREYLERAVAVAHEVDAPQAETDALASLAIIEVDDPDTAARLVRTALERAREVGDLSTEIRCWSNLAMTHYYAGRLAQACEVLGQGLARARETATIRSMHGIWMQQLDAILRYTTGDLRPTEVPAGVPAADATMIAAAQQYAAVARGDDDVLDRAAALRDRWEVDGFVALVAGGCQVDALTWAGRHDEAVEVAAAVVDHLGAIWSTYFLGRIWISALALAALAGAAEESHAADGAVVQVDRRHRADELLEVARATAERGRPRGGSLGPEGQAWLCRAEAEHARVVAATGGKQADPVVWETTVAAFGYGYRYEVARSRLRWAQALHAAGDVEAGARETLEALAEAERTGARPLAEAAQAWARRARVALPGARRTSSALTEREEEVLALVAKGLSNRQIGERLFISTKTASVHVSNILAKLAVSGRAEAVAVATRRGLLGA; translated from the coding sequence GTGCGACGTTCGTCCCAGATCCCGCTCGTCGCCAGGACCCAGGAGGTCGCCCGGTTCCGTCGCGCGTTCGACGACGCGGCCGCCGGCGAACCGGGCGTCCTCCTGCTGGGCGGTGACGCCGGTGTCGGCAAGACCCGGCTGGTGAACCACCTCGCGGCCCTCGCGACCGAGGCCGGGGGGCGGTCCGTCGTCGCGCACTGCGTGGACCTCGGCGAGGTGGGCATCCCGTACCTGCCGTTCACCGAGGCGCTCGGGCTGCTGCGCGACGAGCCCGACGTCGCGCAGGCCGTCGCGGAGCGCCCCGCGCTCGCCCGGCTCCTCGACCCGAACCGCACGCCGTCGGCGGGCCGCGACGACCACGCCGAGCGGCTCCCGCTCCTGGACGGCGTCGCCGGGGCCCTGGCGTCGGCCGGGCGGTCCGGTGCGCCGCTGGTGCTGGTCGTCGAGGACCTGCACTGGGCCGACCCGTCCACCCGCGACGTGCTGCGGTTCCTCGCGACCCGGCTGCGCTCCGAGCACCTGCTGCTGGTCGGCACGTACCGCAGCGACGACGTCGACCGCCGCCACCCGCTGCGCCCGCTGCTGGCGGAGCTGCACCGGCTGGAGCGGGTGGAGCACGTCGAGCTCGGCACGTTCACGCCGGACGAGCTGCGGGAGTTCACCACCGCGGTCAACGACGGGCCGCTGGACGAGGCGGAGTTCGCCGCCGTCCTGCGCCGGTCCGAGGGCAACGCGTTCTTCGCCGAGGAGCTGCTGGCCGCCGGCCCCGCGGGCACGCTGCCGTGGTCACTGGCGGACATCCTGCACGCACGGCTCGAACGGCTGCCCGATCCCGTCCGGCAGGTCGTCCGGCTCGCGTCGGTCGGGGGCCGCCAGGTCCGCGAGGACCTCCTGCTCGCCGCCGCCGCCCGCACCCCCGGCCTCGACGACGGCGGCGCCGTCGACGCCCTGCGCGACGCGGTCGCCCAGCAGGTGCTCGGCGTCGAGCAGGCGAACCTGGCGTTCCGGCACGCGCTGCTCGCCGAGGCCCTGTACCTCGACCTGCTGCCCGGCGAGCGGGCGTCCACGCACCGCGCGTACCTCGCCGCGCTCCAGGACGACCCGGCCCTCGGGTCGCCCGCCGAGCGGGCGCACCACGCGCTCCAGGGCCACGACCTGTCCACCGCGCTGTCGGCGTCGTACGACGCCGCGGCTGCCGCCCAGGACCTCCTGGCCCCCGCGGAGCAGCTCCGGCACCTGGAGCAGGTGCTGTCCCTGTGGGAGTCCGTCCCGGACGCCGAGCAGCGGGTCGGGACGGACCGGGTCGCGGTGGCGCTGGCGGCGGCCGGGGCAGCCTCCCGGCACGGCCGCGCCGCCCGTGCCGTGCAGCTCGCCCGGCGGGCCGTGGCCGCCCTCGACGGCGACCCCGGGCGGCAGGCGTCCGTGCGGGTCGTCCTCGCGCGCTACCTCATGGAGCTCGACGAGATCGACGCCGCCGCCGCCGAGTCGGACCTCGCGTTCGCCGTCCTGGACGCCGACGACGGACCGGGGCCGTCGGCCGACCTGGCGGTCGCGCTGGCCGTGCGCGGCCGGGTCGAGCTGAACCGCGACGAGGACGACCGCGCCCGCGAGTACCTGGAGCGCGCCGTCGCCGTCGCGCACGAGGTGGACGCCCCGCAGGCCGAGACGGACGCGCTGGCGTCGCTGGCGATCATCGAGGTCGACGACCCGGACACGGCGGCGCGCCTGGTCCGCACCGCGCTGGAGCGGGCGCGCGAGGTGGGCGACCTCAGCACCGAGATCCGCTGCTGGTCGAACCTCGCGATGACGCACTACTACGCGGGCCGGCTCGCCCAGGCGTGCGAGGTGCTCGGCCAGGGGCTCGCCCGCGCCCGCGAGACCGCCACGATCCGCAGCATGCACGGCATCTGGATGCAGCAGCTCGACGCGATCCTGCGGTACACGACCGGCGACCTGCGCCCCACCGAGGTGCCCGCGGGCGTCCCCGCCGCCGACGCGACGATGATCGCCGCCGCCCAGCAGTACGCGGCGGTGGCGCGCGGCGACGACGACGTCCTGGACCGTGCCGCCGCGCTGCGCGACCGGTGGGAGGTCGACGGCTTCGTCGCGCTCGTCGCCGGGGGCTGCCAGGTCGACGCGCTGACCTGGGCGGGCCGGCACGACGAGGCCGTCGAGGTGGCGGCCGCGGTGGTGGACCACCTGGGCGCCATCTGGAGCACGTACTTCCTGGGCCGCATCTGGATCTCGGCGCTCGCCCTGGCCGCCCTGGCGGGCGCCGCGGAGGAGTCGCACGCCGCGGACGGCGCCGTCGTGCAGGTGGACCGCCGCCACCGCGCCGACGAGCTGCTGGAGGTCGCGCGGGCCACCGCGGAGCGGGGCCGCCCCCGTGGTGGGTCGCTCGGCCCGGAGGGGCAGGCCTGGCTGTGCCGGGCGGAGGCCGAGCATGCCAGAGTCGTGGCGGCGACGGGCGGCAAGCAGGCCGACCCCGTCGTGTGGGAGACCACCGTGGCGGCGTTCGGCTACGGCTACCGGTACGAGGTCGCCCGGTCCCGGCTGCGGTGGGCGCAGGCGCTGCATGCCGCCGGGGACGTCGAGGCGGGAGCCCGCGAGACGCTGGAGGCCCTCGCGGAGGCCGAGCGGACGGGCGCCCGGCCGCTGGCCGAGGCCGCGCAGGCCTGGGCACGCCGAGCCCGCGTCGCGCTGCCGGGTGCCCGGCGGACGTCGTCGGCGCTCACCGAGCGGGAGGAGGAGGTCCTCGCGCTGGTCGCGAAGGGCCTGTCCAACCGGCAGATCGGCGAGCGCCTGTTCATCTCGACCAAGACGGCGAGCGTGCACGTGTCGAACATCCTCGCGAAGCTCGCCGTGTCCGGGCGGGCCGAGGCCGTCGCGGTGGCCACCCGCCGGGGGCTGCTCGGCGCCTGA
- a CDS encoding YciI family protein, which yields MAKYLLLKHYRGGPEQRPSAQEPMESWTPQEVSDHIAFMQRVADDLAERGEFVDAQALAPTGTFVRYDGEGRPPVTDGPFAETKDVIAGWMIIDVDSVERAHEAAAHLSSAPGAGGKPLEEWIEVRPFLTELPTEVQ from the coding sequence ATGGCCAAGTACCTGTTGCTCAAGCACTACCGCGGCGGCCCGGAGCAGCGCCCGTCCGCCCAGGAGCCGATGGAGTCGTGGACGCCGCAGGAGGTGTCCGACCACATCGCGTTCATGCAGCGCGTCGCGGACGACCTCGCCGAGCGCGGGGAGTTCGTCGACGCCCAGGCGCTCGCCCCGACGGGCACGTTCGTCCGGTACGACGGCGAGGGTCGACCCCCGGTGACCGACGGCCCGTTCGCGGAGACCAAGGACGTCATCGCGGGGTGGATGATCATCGACGTCGACTCGGTCGAGCGGGCGCACGAGGCCGCCGCCCACCTGTCCTCGGCGCCGGGGGCCGGCGGGAAGCCGCTGGAGGAGTGGATCGAGGTCCGCCCGTTCCTCACGGAGCTGCCGACGGAGGTGCAGTGA